The following coding sequences are from one Arcobacter nitrofigilis DSM 7299 window:
- a CDS encoding class I SAM-dependent methyltransferase, whose amino-acid sequence MALNDKLKWDKKYQNTPSLLEKREPSKKLINLLTKEKGKKALDVASGAGRNSIYLASKGFDVEAIDISQVALNELDKKGFSNITCKLVDLDEYEVSKNTYDLIIMTNFLDRNLIPKLASALKTDGILFIETYMHDEINEKPSSNPDFLLQKGELKSFFSDEFEILDYDEFENEAYELYRMKKQSIEVKKH is encoded by the coding sequence ATGGCACTAAATGACAAATTAAAATGGGATAAAAAATATCAAAATACGCCCTCACTACTTGAAAAAAGAGAGCCTAGTAAAAAACTAATCAACTTACTTACAAAAGAAAAAGGTAAAAAAGCTCTTGATGTGGCTAGTGGAGCTGGTAGAAATTCTATTTATCTTGCATCAAAAGGTTTTGATGTTGAAGCAATAGATATTTCTCAAGTTGCCCTAAATGAACTTGATAAAAAGGGCTTTAGTAATATTACTTGTAAACTAGTTGATTTAGATGAATATGAAGTATCTAAAAATACCTATGACCTTATCATCATGACAAACTTTCTTGATAGAAACTTAATACCAAAATTAGCCTCTGCACTCAAAACTGATGGTATACTATTTATAGAAACTTATATGCATGATGAGATAAATGAAAAACCATCATCAAATCCTGATTTCTTATTACAAAAAGGTGAATTAAAAAGTTTTTTTAGTGATGAATTTGAGATTTTAGATTATGATGAATTTGAAAATGAAGCTTATGAATTATATAGAATGAAAAAACAATCAATAGAAGTAAAAAAACACTAA
- a CDS encoding NAD(P)H-dependent oxidoreductase: protein MKKTLVILAHPNMKESRLNKEMINSIKDEPFITINDLYSKYKSFDDIDVKEEQKLLLEHDRIVFQFPLYWFSSPGLLKDWQDKVLEYGFAFGSDGYKLANKEFKIAITIGSPEYAYQSGAYIQASINEILKPFEITAKFIHLTFTSTFKVYRALKITDEELKEKALEYRDILLKQDWSTSLFKYLAEAN, encoded by the coding sequence ATGAAAAAAACATTGGTTATATTAGCTCATCCTAATATGAAAGAATCAAGACTGAATAAAGAGATGATTAATAGTATAAAAGATGAGCCTTTTATAACTATTAATGATTTGTATTCAAAGTATAAATCCTTTGATGATATTGATGTAAAAGAAGAACAAAAACTTCTTTTAGAACATGATAGGATTGTATTTCAGTTTCCCCTTTATTGGTTTAGTTCTCCTGGCTTATTAAAAGATTGGCAAGATAAGGTTTTGGAATATGGTTTTGCATTTGGAAGTGATGGTTATAAACTTGCAAATAAAGAGTTTAAAATAGCAATTACAATTGGCTCACCAGAATATGCATATCAATCAGGAGCATATATACAAGCAAGTATTAATGAGATATTAAAACCTTTTGAGATAACTGCGAAGTTTATTCATCTGACTTTTACCTCTACATTTAAAGTTTATCGTGCTTTAAAAATAACAGATGAAGAGCTTAAAGAAAAAGCTTTAGAGTATAGAGATATTTTGTTGAAACAAGATTGGTCTACTTCATTATTTAAATATTTGGCTGAGGCTAATTAA
- a CDS encoding precorrin-3B C(17)-methyltransferase has protein sequence MNRLYIVSSGAGGVHYITPEARRAIAECEVVVSYTKYARELKSILEDKEVYTSGMTHEIERCTQAIEYAKQGKTTCIISNGDANVFGMATLIVELIDEKNLWDSIELISLPGVTSFLAAASKVGAPVSQDFAIISLSDRLTDINLIDKRVKSTLECDFVMGIYNPKSKKRILPYQNFLARLDEVEEKIAIIAQDVGRDEKENITITTTTELIKEDINHEKVGMNTIIIICNSNTKLTKNGLVLTPRGYLNKYETSGELK, from the coding sequence ATGAATAGATTATATATAGTAAGTAGTGGAGCAGGGGGAGTTCATTATATAACTCCAGAGGCTAGAAGAGCAATAGCTGAGTGTGAGGTAGTAGTATCTTATACTAAATATGCAAGGGAGCTTAAAAGTATACTAGAAGATAAAGAGGTTTATACTTCAGGTATGACCCATGAGATTGAAAGATGTACACAAGCAATAGAATATGCAAAGCAAGGTAAAACTACTTGTATAATCTCAAATGGAGATGCCAATGTATTTGGTATGGCAACACTAATAGTTGAATTAATAGATGAAAAGAATCTATGGGATAGTATCGAGCTTATTTCTCTTCCTGGTGTGACTTCATTTTTAGCAGCAGCTTCAAAGGTTGGAGCTCCTGTGTCTCAAGATTTTGCGATAATTTCTTTATCCGATAGATTAACAGATATAAATTTAATAGATAAGAGAGTTAAGTCTACTTTAGAGTGTGATTTTGTTATGGGAATATACAATCCAAAATCGAAAAAAAGAATTCTACCATATCAAAACTTTCTTGCTAGACTTGATGAGGTCGAAGAAAAAATAGCAATTATTGCCCAAGATGTAGGAAGAGATGAAAAGGAAAACATAACTATCACTACTACAACTGAGTTAATAAAAGAAGATATAAACCATGAAAAAGTAGGCATGAACACAATAATTATAATTTGTAACTCAAATACAAAACTTACAAAAAATGGTTTAGTTCTTACTCCAAGAGGCTATTTAAATAAGTATGAGACAAGTGGAGAGTTAAAATAA
- a CDS encoding cobalt-precorrin 5A hydrolase translates to MLKIAIISINQPSLNSAIKLNEYLSEYEVDIYGKKDLEHDFDKLICYEKIDTVLTNAWKKYDAIICILAMGIVVRKIAPLLESKATDPAVLVMSMDLSKVIPLLSGHIGGANELSDVIAKKIDGCINFISTATDQVKVFAFDMFAKKNGMKIENLNKLANISNRLINKQKVKVFSYKNIFEAIDDKNNLQLISVDEIDENTVIINPLKSSDKLQLKPKIYLGMGCNRNTSFEDIEKAFLCFLDKYNLALEQIENIASFEAKNDEVGLLTFAKKYNFDIKFFDEKQINALEGEFSPSQAKKFFGLKGVAEPSSVLVSKYKELIIPKEVYEKKITIAGAV, encoded by the coding sequence ATGTTAAAAATAGCAATAATCTCTATAAATCAACCAAGCCTAAATAGTGCAATAAAATTAAATGAATATTTAAGTGAGTATGAAGTTGATATATATGGGAAAAAAGATTTAGAACATGATTTTGACAAGCTTATTTGTTATGAAAAGATAGATACTGTTTTAACAAATGCTTGGAAAAAATATGACGCTATTATTTGTATTCTTGCTATGGGAATAGTTGTAAGAAAGATTGCACCACTTCTTGAAAGTAAAGCGACAGATCCAGCAGTTTTAGTTATGAGTATGGATTTGTCAAAGGTTATACCTTTACTTAGTGGACATATTGGTGGAGCAAATGAGTTAAGTGATGTAATTGCAAAAAAAATAGATGGTTGTATAAATTTTATATCAACTGCAACGGATCAAGTAAAGGTATTTGCATTTGATATGTTTGCCAAAAAAAATGGTATGAAAATAGAAAATCTAAATAAGTTAGCAAATATCTCAAATAGACTTATAAACAAACAAAAAGTAAAGGTATTTTCCTATAAGAATATTTTTGAAGCAATTGATGATAAAAATAATTTACAGTTAATTAGTGTTGATGAGATTGATGAAAATACAGTAATTATAAATCCTTTAAAATCAAGTGATAAGTTACAGTTAAAACCAAAAATATATTTAGGTATGGGATGTAATAGAAATACAAGTTTTGAAGATATAGAAAAAGCTTTTTTATGCTTTTTAGATAAATATAATTTAGCTTTAGAACAAATAGAAAATATAGCTTCCTTTGAAGCAAAAAATGATGAAGTAGGGCTTTTAACTTTTGCAAAGAAATATAACTTTGATATTAAGTTCTTTGATGAAAAACAAATAAATGCTTTAGAGGGTGAGTTTAGCCCTTCACAAGCTAAAAAGTTCTTTGGGCTAAAAGGTGTAGCAGAGCCATCAAGTGTGCTGGTATCTAAATACAAAGAGTTGATAATACCTAAAGAGGTATATGAAAAGAAAATAACAATTGCAGGGGCAGTTTAA
- a CDS encoding pyridoxamine 5'-phosphate oxidase family protein, with amino-acid sequence MQKIVEITDEKLIKEVLDKAEYGTLALCTNNKPYSLPINFVEYNNEIFFHGAKKGKKIDYINKNANASFSVVEAYSLLPSYFSTDTGNAAPATHLFKSIIIDGKIKFVENYDKKAQALEALMKKYQREGNYTPLHDSMYEKIITATCIYKLIPEQTKAKFKLGQAFTKERYERVTSHLKQRGTPKDLETLKLIEEFKRV; translated from the coding sequence ATGCAAAAAATTGTAGAAATAACAGATGAAAAACTAATAAAAGAAGTTTTAGATAAGGCAGAGTATGGAACTCTTGCTTTATGTACAAATAACAAACCCTACTCTCTTCCTATTAATTTCGTAGAATATAACAATGAAATATTTTTTCATGGGGCAAAAAAAGGTAAAAAAATAGATTATATAAATAAAAATGCAAATGCAAGTTTTTCAGTAGTAGAAGCTTATTCTCTACTTCCATCTTATTTTAGTACAGATACGGGAAATGCAGCACCTGCAACACACCTTTTTAAATCTATAATTATCGACGGTAAAATTAAGTTTGTAGAAAATTATGATAAAAAAGCCCAAGCCCTAGAAGCCTTGATGAAAAAATATCAAAGAGAGGGAAACTATACACCACTACATGATTCTATGTATGAAAAAATCATCACTGCAACTTGCATATATAAACTTATACCTGAGCAAACAAAGGCAAAATTTAAATTAGGACAAGCCTTTACAAAAGAGAGATATGAAAGAGTAACAAGCCATTTAAAACAACGAGGAACGCCAAAAGATTTGGAAACGTTGAAGTTAATTGAAGAGTTTAAAAGAGTATAA
- the cobM gene encoding precorrin-4 C(11)-methyltransferase, whose product MIHFIGAGPGDPELITVKAMNILKKADAVLYTGSLVPKEVLSWCKKDALVVDSQSMKYPEIFEFLSKHKDKIVARVHTGDPSIYSTIAKQIEYLKEQNIKYSVIPGITAAFGAAASLAIEYTIPGVSQTIILTRVEGKTPNPEKLENILACKNSSLAFYLSILLLNKLKKKALKLGYSPDTPCWVVEKATWKEEKIYKGTIFDIQNKVSHIKGVALILFGEYLNQKETEESHLYVKPLIKELGKNKC is encoded by the coding sequence ATGATACATTTCATAGGTGCAGGTCCTGGTGACCCAGAGCTTATAACTGTAAAGGCTATGAATATTTTAAAAAAAGCAGATGCAGTTTTATATACAGGTTCCCTTGTTCCAAAAGAAGTACTCTCTTGGTGCAAAAAAGATGCCTTAGTTGTAGATTCACAAAGTATGAAATATCCAGAGATATTTGAGTTTTTGTCTAAGCATAAAGATAAAATAGTGGCAAGAGTGCATACTGGTGATCCTTCTATTTATTCAACTATTGCAAAACAAATTGAATATTTAAAAGAGCAAAATATAAAATATAGTGTAATACCAGGAATTACAGCTGCCTTTGGTGCAGCTGCTAGTTTAGCAATTGAATATACTATTCCAGGAGTTTCTCAAACGATTATACTAACAAGAGTAGAAGGTAAAACTCCAAATCCTGAGAAACTAGAAAATATACTAGCTTGCAAAAATTCATCATTGGCTTTTTATTTATCAATATTACTTTTAAATAAGCTAAAAAAGAAGGCTTTAAAGTTAGGTTATAGCCCTGATACACCTTGTTGGGTAGTGGAAAAAGCTACTTGGAAAGAAGAGAAAATATATAAGGGAACTATATTTGATATCCAAAATAAAGTATCGCATATAAAAGGAGTAGCCCTTATACTTTTTGGGGAGTATCTAAATCAAAAAGAGACAGAAGAATCACATCTTTATGTAAAACCTTTGATAAAAGAGTTAGGGAAAAATAAATGTTAA
- a CDS encoding molybdopterin-dependent oxidoreductase, giving the protein MKLTACPMDCFDACKVVYKDGTCKPSDDYITNKKLCKNFAYLIQEKNIIDKNLNETLKKVADKLKEPNQKILYYKGTGNMGVMQKVPMKFFEKIGATFAVGDICCAGGEAGIEMGRKYSINPNIQDLQASEVILVWGRNFTQTSAHIYKLVKDKIFITIDPVKTPIAKKSEVFLQIPPKGDYLLAKLLQKALDNEDIDIDDLNKLNITQEQFNKTIELLTKNKVSAMIGIGAQKYKEGAIIIHEMDKVFNKLNLFNGKNRGVWYLGSGTYPFENKISVKPTKTCTYADIKFDDYDVVFIQAANPVVSAPNTQYLIESLKNTFVIFMGTTANETSKYADIIIPAKTFLQKKDVRASYGHDEVTFCEVCEENDYAISEYELTSYLFKEFGFDGLLSEDEYLDCFKTKINDKPDINFINHDTKNVELLNLKDDEFYLITSKNTDTLNSQFKYDDYAYVHPSKGFADNQLVTISSKIDSIQIKVKNDERIYSNSILIYAGNKQVNRLTSNEISDCGTNATFQDIKLTVR; this is encoded by the coding sequence ATGAAATTAACAGCATGTCCAATGGATTGTTTTGATGCTTGTAAAGTTGTATATAAAGATGGTACCTGTAAACCAAGTGATGACTATATCACAAACAAAAAACTTTGTAAAAACTTTGCATATCTTATACAAGAAAAAAATATTATTGATAAAAATTTAAATGAAACATTAAAAAAAGTTGCCGATAAATTGAAAGAACCTAATCAAAAGATTTTATACTACAAAGGCACTGGAAATATGGGTGTTATGCAAAAAGTACCAATGAAGTTTTTTGAAAAAATTGGTGCTACCTTTGCAGTTGGTGATATTTGCTGTGCTGGAGGTGAAGCTGGTATAGAGATGGGTAGAAAATATAGTATAAACCCAAATATTCAAGACCTTCAAGCAAGTGAAGTAATTTTAGTTTGGGGAAGAAACTTTACGCAAACATCAGCTCATATTTATAAACTTGTTAAAGATAAAATATTTATCACTATTGACCCAGTAAAAACACCAATAGCTAAAAAATCTGAAGTTTTTTTACAAATACCTCCCAAAGGAGATTATCTTTTAGCAAAATTATTACAAAAAGCTTTAGATAATGAAGATATTGATATAGATGATTTAAATAAACTCAATATCACACAAGAACAGTTTAATAAAACAATAGAACTATTAACTAAAAACAAAGTATCAGCAATGATTGGAATTGGAGCTCAAAAATATAAAGAGGGTGCGATTATAATCCATGAGATGGATAAAGTTTTTAATAAACTAAATCTTTTTAATGGTAAAAACAGAGGCGTTTGGTATTTAGGAAGTGGTACGTATCCTTTTGAAAATAAAATCTCTGTAAAACCTACTAAAACCTGTACTTATGCTGATATTAAATTTGATGACTATGATGTAGTATTTATACAAGCTGCAAACCCTGTAGTATCTGCACCAAATACTCAATATCTTATAGAGTCTTTGAAAAATACCTTTGTAATATTTATGGGTACAACTGCAAATGAAACTTCAAAATACGCAGATATAATCATCCCAGCAAAGACTTTTTTACAAAAAAAAGATGTGAGAGCAAGTTATGGACATGATGAAGTTACATTCTGTGAAGTATGTGAAGAGAATGATTATGCTATAAGTGAATATGAGCTTACTTCATATTTGTTCAAAGAGTTTGGTTTTGATGGACTTCTTAGTGAAGATGAATATCTTGATTGCTTTAAGACTAAAATTAATGACAAACCAGATATAAACTTTATCAACCATGATACAAAAAATGTAGAACTATTAAATTTAAAAGATGATGAGTTTTATCTTATCACCTCTAAAAATACAGATACTTTGAACTCACAATTTAAGTATGATGATTATGCTTATGTTCATCCAAGTAAGGGCTTTGCTGATAATCAATTAGTAACAATATCATCTAAGATTGATTCTATACAAATCAAAGTAAAAAATGATGAAAGAATTTATTCAAATTCTATATTAATCTATGCAGGTAATAAGCAAGTAAATAGACTCACCTCAAATGAAATAAGTGATTGTGGCACTAATGCAACTTTTCAAGATATAAAATTGACTGTAAGATAA
- a CDS encoding DJ-1/PfpI family protein: MNIGIYIYDNAEVLDFSGPFEVFSVASRFLDEKEKFNVFLISEKSPTVTARGNYKINSHYTFENVPQTDVLIVVGGVHTEEVKKTTVINWIKEQSKNTKIVASVCTGAFLLAEAKIITNHTVTTHWEDIPDLKNDYPTLDVVEDVRWVDEENIITSAGISAGIDMSLHLVSKIKNLELANKTAKQMQFDWIKS; this comes from the coding sequence GTGAATATAGGTATTTATATTTATGATAATGCCGAAGTTTTAGATTTTTCTGGACCTTTTGAAGTATTTTCTGTGGCTTCTAGATTTTTAGATGAGAAGGAAAAATTTAATGTTTTTTTGATAAGTGAAAAAAGCCCTACAGTAACAGCAAGGGGTAATTATAAAATTAATTCACACTATACTTTTGAAAATGTACCTCAAACTGATGTCCTAATTGTAGTTGGTGGAGTGCATACAGAAGAAGTAAAAAAAACAACTGTAATAAACTGGATAAAAGAGCAATCAAAAAATACAAAAATAGTAGCCTCTGTTTGTACAGGTGCTTTTTTATTAGCCGAGGCAAAAATTATTACAAATCATACAGTAACAACACATTGGGAAGATATTCCTGATTTAAAAAATGATTACCCTACTTTAGATGTTGTGGAAGATGTAAGATGGGTAGATGAAGAAAATATTATAACAAGTGCTGGAATTTCTGCAGGTATTGATATGAGTTTACACCTTGTTTCAAAAATAAAGAATTTAGAATTGGCAAACAAAACTGCAAAACAAATGCAATTTGACTGGATAAAAAGTTAA